CCCGGCATTCAAACCCAGGCCAAGTTTCTGAGCTGTCTGAGCTGCCATTACATAATCGGCGATGGCCCCGGCTTTATCTTCGGCAAATCCCGAAGCATAAGGTTCGGTATAAAGTTCTATTCTATCGGCACCTATTGCCTTGGCACCTTCCACCATTTTAATGTCCGGATCCACAAAGACAGATGTACGCACTCCCCACCCTTTGATGGTGCTGATCATATCAGTAAGCTGCTTTTGATGCTGAATGGTATCCCACCCGGCATTGGAAGTAAGTACATCGGGACCGTCCGGCACCAGCGTGGCCTGAGCCGGGCGCACTTTTTCGATAATTTCCATATACCTGGCATCCGGGTATCCTTCTATGTTAAATTCCGTTTTCACAACCTTGGCCAGCTGCATGACGTCATCGTATCGGATGTGTCGCTCGTCTGGTCGCGGGTGCACGGTGATGCCCTGAGCGCCAAAACGCTCACAGTCAAGAGCTACCTGTATTACGTCAGGATTATTACCCCCCCGAGCGTTGCGAAGGGTTGCAATTTTGTTGATGTTTACGCTAAGTTTGGTCATAGTTGTTACACTGAATCCGTAGCAAATTTGTTTATAAAAAATAGATTATGAGTTTAAAAACGAAAATAGAAGCCGAAATAAAGCAGGCCATGTTGAATAAGGACAAGGCAAGACTAACCCCTCTCCGTGCTATCAAGGCGCTTATTCTTTTGGCCGAATCGGAAAAAGGAGGCGGTGACGAAATGTCTGAGGAGGTGGAGCTGAAACTGCTGACCAAGGCTGCTAAACAACGAAAGGACTCATTGGCCATTTATCGTGAGCAAAACAGAGAGGACCTTGCGGCTAAAGAAGAGAGTGAACTGGCAGTAATAGAAGAGTTTTTGCCTAAGCAAATGACCGAAGAAGAATTGGAGCAAGCGCTTAAAGAGATCATCACCCAGGTGGGAGCTTCCGGTCCTCAGGACATGGGCAAGGTGATGGGAGTGGCTACTAAAAAGTTTGCCGGAGTGGCTGATGGAAAGACAGTGTCAATGTTGACAAAGAAGTTATTGAGTTAAACAGTGAATTATCTAGACATTTTTTTTCTGGTGGTGTTCATTATCGGTGGCATTAAAGGCTACATGAAGGGCTTTATTATTGAGATATTCTCTTTTGTTGCCTTTTTTGTCGGTTTGTTTGTGGCGATTGAACTTACCATACCTGTGGCCAATCGTTTTTTTGATTCAAGTGATTATTATCAATTGCTGACTGTGGGCGTTTTTGTGGCTTTATTTTTGGTAGCCGTGCTGTTGATCAATCTGGCTGCTAAAGTCATAAAGAAGGCTGTGGATCTTACTTTTATGGGATTCCTCGACAACCTATTGGGAGCACTGGCCGGAATCTTCAAATGGGCTTTTATTGTGAGTGTTTTCTTTTGGGTATTTGATTCCATAGGGGTGCACCTCCCATCCGGACAGTCAGACGGATCGCTTATTTTTCCGTATATAGAGAGCATTGGCCCGAAAACCTTTGAGTGGATTTCGAAAGTGCTTCCTTTTATGGAGGACATGATTGATTCATTGAAAAATATTGGTGAGAAAGGGAAGGCAGTTTATACCTTTTTGTAAATTCTTTTGTTTATTTATACAAGATGCATATTAAAGAACAAGACGGTTTTAGGTTTATAGATGAAGGAGAAGGAGAAGTCTTGCTGCTGCTGCATGGGCTTTTCGGGGCTCTGAGCAATTGGGATGGGGTGGTTCAGCGATTCTCTTCCAATTACAGGGTGATGATTCCCCTGCTTCCTATATATACCATGCCAGTCAGAGAGGCTGGGCTGGATACCCTCAATAAGTTTGTGGAGGATTTCGTGGAGAAACAAAACTTGAGCGGTCTCAATATCATTGGAAACTCACTCGGGGGCCACATTGGTTTGATTTTTACTCTGAAGAACCAGGAGAAAGTCAATTCACTGATCCTTACCGGGAGTTCGGGTTTGTTTGAAAACTCTATGGGAGGATCTTATCCGAAAAGAGGATCTTACGAATACATTCAGGAGCGGGTGGCGTATACTTTTTACGACCCAAAGACCGCTACTAAAGAGTTGGTGGATGAGGTGTTTGAAACGACCAAAAGCATTCCCAAAGCCTTGCGGATTGTGGCTATTGCCAAATCGGCTCAGCGTCACAACATGGCGGATGATATTCCGAACATAAAAGTGCCCACTTTGTTGATATGGGGACTGAATGACACCATTACACCGCCTTATGTTGGCCATGAGTTTGATCGATTGATTCCGAATACTACTTTGAGGTTCATCGATAAGTGCTGTCACGCACCGATGATGGAGCGTCCAGAGGAGTTTAATGAGATTTTAGAAACATTTTTGATGAAAGAAGTGGCCGTATGATTGCCAAAGACCTGATAAACTATATGATTCCACCACTGAAGCCTCAGGATGAGATATCCAAGGCCAAGCAGTGGATGGATGAGTTGCGCTTATCAGAGTTGCCAGTGGTGGAAGGTGGTCTTTTTCTCGGATTGATTGATGAGGAGCTGCTGCTCAATGATGAATTGAGGTATCCGGCAGTGGGAGATTATCCTCTGGTAGGCCAGCAGTGTATGGTTCATGCTGGAAATCACTATTATGACGTACTCAAAACTTCAGGGTTGGAGGGCTTCAGGATAGTGGCGGTGATTGACGAACTCAATCAATACCTGGGAGTGGTGTCTATAGAAGATGTGGTGGAGGCCTTCGCTCAAAACTCCTCAGTGAATACCCCCGGTGCCATTCTCGGCTTACGTCTGAAGTTGCATGATTACTCCCTTGCGGAGATTAGCCGAATCATAGAATCTAACGAAGCGAAGATTCTGAGCAGTTACCTCAGCCCGCACTCCATAGAACCAGGAGAGCTCAACCTCACCCTCAAAATCAATAAAGAAGAAATTACCCATATTGTGGCTTCATTGGAGCAGCATGGCTTTTTCGTGGAGAATTCCTACAATATGCGAGACTCCAGCTACGAGGAGAAAGAGCGCATTGATATTTTGATGAAGTACCTAAAAATATAGATGGCATGAGGAAAATTGCCATCCACGGACGCAGGATATCCCCGGATTCTGCCAGTTACGTTCGCGATATAGTAAAGATCATCGAGTCAAATGGGCGAAAAATATTCGTTAGCCCGGAAATGTCTGCTATATCTGAGTCTAAGGAAATTTTCAAGAACTACCCTCATTATGTTCCTGGCAAGGATATGGAAACGTTCGAGGCTGTTTTCAGTTTGGGTGGTGACGGAACTTTGCTCGATACACTCACCCATGTTGGATCTTCCCAACTTCCCATACTGGGTATTAACTTGGGGAGACTCGGATTTCTGGCGGTTATTTCACGAGAAAATATTCGCGATGCACTCACCGCTTATTTCGCTGGTCAGTTTACTTATGAGGATCGCTCCCTTTTGGCTTTAGAAACCAACGTGCCATTGTTCAACGGAAAGAATTACGCGCTGAATGAATTTGCGATCTTAAGAAAGGATACT
This Marinoscillum sp. 108 DNA region includes the following protein-coding sequences:
- a CDS encoding alpha/beta fold hydrolase, with the protein product MHIKEQDGFRFIDEGEGEVLLLLHGLFGALSNWDGVVQRFSSNYRVMIPLLPIYTMPVREAGLDTLNKFVEDFVEKQNLSGLNIIGNSLGGHIGLIFTLKNQEKVNSLILTGSSGLFENSMGGSYPKRGSYEYIQERVAYTFYDPKTATKELVDEVFETTKSIPKALRIVAIAKSAQRHNMADDIPNIKVPTLLIWGLNDTITPPYVGHEFDRLIPNTTLRFIDKCCHAPMMERPEEFNEILETFLMKEVAV
- a CDS encoding CvpA family protein yields the protein MNYLDIFFLVVFIIGGIKGYMKGFIIEIFSFVAFFVGLFVAIELTIPVANRFFDSSDYYQLLTVGVFVALFLVAVLLINLAAKVIKKAVDLTFMGFLDNLLGALAGIFKWAFIVSVFFWVFDSIGVHLPSGQSDGSLIFPYIESIGPKTFEWISKVLPFMEDMIDSLKNIGEKGKAVYTFL
- a CDS encoding pyridoxine 5'-phosphate synthase, with amino-acid sequence MTKLSVNINKIATLRNARGGNNPDVIQVALDCERFGAQGITVHPRPDERHIRYDDVMQLAKVVKTEFNIEGYPDARYMEIIEKVRPAQATLVPDGPDVLTSNAGWDTIQHQKQLTDMISTIKGWGVRTSVFVDPDIKMVEGAKAIGADRIELYTEPYASGFAEDKAGAIADYVMAAQTAQKLGLGLNAGHDLDLNNLKFLKTNIPFLDEVSIGHALVCDALYYGLENTIQMYLRQIQ
- a CDS encoding cbs domain containing protein, translating into MIPPLKPQDEISKAKQWMDELRLSELPVVEGGLFLGLIDEELLLNDELRYPAVGDYPLVGQQCMVHAGNHYYDVLKTSGLEGFRIVAVIDELNQYLGVVSIEDVVEAFAQNSSVNTPGAILGLRLKLHDYSLAEISRIIESNEAKILSSYLSPHSIEPGELNLTLKINKEEITHIVASLEQHGFFVENSYNMRDSSYEEKERIDILMKYLKI
- a CDS encoding NAD kinase — encoded protein: MRKIAIHGRRISPDSASYVRDIVKIIESNGRKIFVSPEMSAISESKEIFKNYPHYVPGKDMETFEAVFSLGGDGTLLDTLTHVGSSQLPILGINLGRLGFLAVISRENIRDALTAYFAGQFTYEDRSLLALETNVPLFNGKNYALNEFAILRKDTSSMIVVKCYLDGEFLNTYWADGLMIATPTGSTGYSLSCGGPVIMPNTSNFIITPVSPHNLNVRPLIISEDSELIFRVESSNQSYQVSLDSRSESIDDQIEFRIKKAPFTSRLIKVEGSSFLDTLRNKLTWGLDKRN
- a CDS encoding GatB/YqeY domain-containing protein yields the protein MSLKTKIEAEIKQAMLNKDKARLTPLRAIKALILLAESEKGGGDEMSEEVELKLLTKAAKQRKDSLAIYREQNREDLAAKEESELAVIEEFLPKQMTEEELEQALKEIITQVGASGPQDMGKVMGVATKKFAGVADGKTVSMLTKKLLS